One segment of Primulina tabacum isolate GXHZ01 chromosome 6, ASM2559414v2, whole genome shotgun sequence DNA contains the following:
- the LOC142549134 gene encoding protein KINESIN LIGHT CHAIN-RELATED 3-like, with amino-acid sequence MPGIVMEGIHGEVIGDENAKEKPSANGTFNGSLTSQGPQNGNIGDNADGLVDTSIDHLYEKVCEMQSSDQSPSRRSFGSEGDESRIDSELRHLVEGEMREVQILEEDEEIQKPENSDFESGSCSKKERSSVEKPDNLSQNASSVLSPRSKGSAKPCIDKQNVQKASAVGFPLKKYKNSPICTPKLQNGNETSEAGLDNPDLGPFLLKQARDLMSSGDNPRRALDLALRAAKSFEKCAGGKPSLDMVMCLHVTAAIYCSLGQYIDAVPLLEHSIEIPVIENGQDHALAKFAGYMQLGDTFAMLGQFENSISCYTNGFDLQRQVLGDNDTRVGETCRYLAEAHMQAMQFNEAQKLCQMALDTHRESGLPASLEEAADRRLMGMICESKGDHEAALEHLVLASMAMVAVGQEKEVASIDCSIGDAYLSLNRFDEAIFAYQKALTSLKSSKGENHPTVASVFVRLADLYYKTGKFRDSKSYCENALRIYEKPVPGIAPEETASGLTDISAIYESMDEVEQALKLLQKALKIYNDAPGQQNTISGIEAQMGVMYYMLGKYSESYTYLKSATTKLRASGEKKSAFFGIALNQMGLACVQRYAVDEATQLFEEARIILEQECGPYHPDTLGVYSNLAGTYDAVGRVDNAIEVLELIVGMREEKLGTANPDVEDEKKRLAGLLKEAGKVRNRKNRSLENLLASNHQKNTINNGSVQV; translated from the exons ATGCCTGGGATTGTTATGGAAGGGATTCACGGTGAAGTGATTGGGGATGAGAATGCTAAGGAAAAACCGAGTGCTAATGGGACTTTTAATGGCAGTCTGACTTCCCAGGGTCCTCAGAATGGGAATATAGGTGATAACGCTGATGGGTTGGTGGATACCTCCATCGACCATCTTTACGAAAAAGTCTGTGAGATGCAGagttcagatcaatcgccatcAAGGCGTAGTTTTGGATCTGAGGGAGACGAGTCTCGGATTGATTCAGAGTTACGTCATCTTGTTGAAGGAGAGATGAGAGAGGTGCAGATATTGGAAGAGGATGAAGAGATACAGAAGCCTGAGAATAGCGATTTTGAGAGTGGTTCTTGTTCTAAGAAAGAGAGGTCTTCAGTAGAGAAGCCCGACAACTTGTCACAGAATGCTTCTTCAGTGTTAAGTCCTAGGAGCAAAGGTTCAGCGAAGCCTTGCATTGATAAGCAGAATGTTCAAAAAGCATCAGCTGTAGGCTTTCCGTTAAAGAAATACAAAAATTCTCCAATATGTACTCCAAAATTGCAGAATGGGAATGAGACCTCTGAAGCGGGCTTAGACAACCCTGACCTTGGGCCATTTCTGCTCAAGCAGGCTAGAGATTTGATGTCTTCTGGAGATAATCCCAGGAGAGCTCTTGACTTAGCACTGCGTGCTGCAAAATCATTTGAGAAATGTGCTGGTGGGAAGCCAAGTTTAGACATGGTAATGTGTTTGCACGTAACTGCTGCAATATACTGTAGCTTAGGCCAGTATATTGATGCTGTTCCACTTTTGGAGCATTCGATTGAGATTCCTGTGATCGAGAATGGCCAAGATCACGCCCTTGCTAAATTCGCTGGTTATATGCAGTTGGGGGATACTTTTGCGATGTTGGGTCAGTTTGAGAACTCAATTTCATGTTACACAAATGGTTTTGATTTACAAAGGCAAGTTCTTGGAGATAATGACACTAGAGTCGGTGAGACTTGTAGGTATTTGGCTGAAGCTCACATGCAAGCAATGCAGTTTAATGAAGCTCAAAAGCTTTGTCAGATGGCTCTTGACACACATAGAGAGAGTGGTTTGCCTGCTTCCCTTGAAGAGGCGGCAGATAGAAGACTCATGGGGATGATTTGTGAATCGAAGGGTGACCATGAGGCTGCTCTTGAGCATCTCGTATTAGCTAGCATGGCCATGGTGGCCGTTGGGCAGGAAAAAGAAGTGGCATCCATTGACTGCAGCATTGGGGACGCATATTTGTCTCTAAATAGGTTTGATGAGGCAATTTTCGCATATCAAAAAGCACTGACGTCTCTTAAATCCTCGAAAGGAGAAAACCATCCCACGGTTGCTTCTGTTTTTGTTCGTCTAGCTGACTTATATTACAAGACTGGAAAATTCAGGGATTCTAAATCCTACTGTGAGAATGCCCTTCGAATCTACGAAAAACCAGTTCCTGGGATTGCTCCTGAGGAAACAGCTAGTGGCCTTACTGATATCTCGGCAATATACGAGTCAATGGACGAGGTTGAACAGGCACTTAAGTTGTTACAAAAGGCACTAAAGATATACAATGACGCCCCTGGTCAGCAAAACACGATTTCTGGCATTGAAGCTCAAATGGGAGTTATGTATTACATGTTAGGGAAGTATTCCGAGTCCTACACCTACCTTAAAAGTGCAACTACAAAGCTCCGTGCCAGTGGGGAGAAAAAATCGGCTTTCTTTGGGATCGCCCTCAATCAAATGGGCCTTGCTTGTGTGCAACGCTATGCTGTTGACGAGGCAACGCAATTATTTGAAGAAGCAAGAATCATTTTGGAGCAAGAATGTGGACCATATCACCCTGATACGCTTGGAGTATACAGTAACCTTGCTGGCACGTATGATGCAGTTGGCAG GGTGGATAATGCAATTGAAGTTCTTGAACTCATTGTTGGAATGAGAGAAGAAAAGCTCGGGACTGCAAATCCAGACGTGGAAGATGAGAAGAAGAGGTTGGCTGGACTGTTGAAGGAGGCAGGCAAGGTTCGCAACCGAAAAAACCGATCACTTGAAAACCTTCTTGCTTCAAACCATCAAAAGAACACCATCAACAACGGTAGCGTTCAAGTTTGA